TCAAGGCCCAGGGGCCGTGGCGCACCGTGGACCAGGTCGAAGTCGCCACCCTGGAATGGCTTGACTGGTTCAATCATCGCCGCATCAACGAGTACTGCGGGGACATGCCGCCGGCCGAGTGCGAGGGCCTGTACTACCGTCACCACCGAACTCAGCACACCGCCGAATTCTCAAACCAGTAGGTCTCCGGACATGCCGGGGGCGATTCAGGCATCGATTGAGCAGTTCGTCGAGCTGCGAGGATGGCCTCTGCCGTGACGGTCGTTCGTTGATTCGATCAGCCGTCGGTCATGTCCACAGGCCTAGGCCAAGCTGGACGGTGGCCGGTCAGATGCCATGGGAGAGTGAGGATTCAGGCCATCGCATCTTGTCGGGCCACCGCCGTGGTGCTCGAATCACTACCGGAAACGACGTCATTACTTCTGTGGCGCAAGGGATTCGGCGACCCGTTCACGCCACCGGGATAGAGTTGACGGAAAGTCGATGTGATCCGGCAGCACCACCCACCAATAGCAGTAGCCGATTCCGGTAGTGAGGATCTCTCGGCTGAAGTCGTCGGCATCGACCTCAACAGTGATGGAATCGTCGGCCATGCCGGCGCGGAGACCCTCAGCGATTGATTGGCGTATGCCCAGAAGCCACTGTCTGATTCGCTCGCGTAGCGCTCCGGCGTCGTGGACCGCTTCGAAGTTGAGGATGAACATGGCCCGCAGGAACGTGGGGTCTTCGGCGACGAACTGGCAGACGGCATCGACCGGTGCGATGGCCTTGTCGAAGCCGGTTGCATCCGCGGCGACGCCGACGTCGATGCGACTCTCGTACTCGCTCAACACCGCGTCCAGGAGTGCTTCCTTGCTGCCGAACCGCTCGGCTACCATCGCCCGGCTGTATCCGGCTCGCAGCCCGATGTCCTTCGCCGTCGTGTTGGCATATCCCTTTTCGACGATGAGTTCGATGGCCGCGGCGGCCAGCCGCCGGGAGGATTCGTCGACACGTTCGCGTTGGGTGCGGCGCTGCTTGGCCTCGGTCATCGCTGCGAAGCCGCGACCGCTGATACCGGCATCAAACGATGGTGTACCGGCCCGACTGCGGCCTGCACAACAGACCACGAACGTCTGCTTTCGCAGTGAGAGAACGGCACCATGGTCTGACGATAGTCCCTCGCCCGGTTCGAGACCAAACTTGCTTGGCTGAATGCAAGCAAGTAAGTTGCTGGAATGGAGCTGCGCCAGCTAGACGCGTTTGTTGCCGTCGCGACGGAGTTGCACTTTGGTCGTGCCGCCGAGAGTTTGCACATCGGCCAGCCCACTCTCAGCGACCTGGTTCGGCGGTTGGAGCGCGAAGTGGGCGCCACATTGCTGACGCGCACATCGCGGCGGGTGGCATTGACCAACGCCGGAGCCGAGATGCTTCAACGCGCCAAGCTGATCCTTGAACAGGCCGGCGCGGCCGTCGCAGCAATGCACCAGTGGGCCGACGGCGATGTGGGGGTCGTACGTCTCGGCATCGCGCCGCCCGTTGCGCCCATACTGACCCCTCATCTCGCCGCGGCGTTGCAGGCCGACGCTCCTGATGTCGAATTGCAGGTCCGTCGCATGTGGCCTTACGACTTGGAACGGGCGATTGCCGACGCCACCGTTGATGTCGCGATCACCTGCGGCCCTGTGCCTGCGATGATGGGGGTGGTCAGCGCGGTGTATTGCGGCGAGCCGTGGATGGTGGGGTTGCGTCCTGGCCATCGCCTTGCAGACCGAGAGGCTATCGTTCTGTCGGATCTTGGCACTGAAACGCTCGGGATGCACAGTGAGGCTTTGTTTCCCGCATGGACGGCGGCGCAGAAGCGGGTGCTTCGCGTCGCAGGGGTGCGCCCGACGATCGTTGAACTCGACGACACTGACTTGTCTGCGTGGAAGTGGCCGACACAGTCTGACGTGGACTGGATTCTCACAACGGCGTCGGTAGCAGTAACTGACCTCGCGGCGACAGTTCGACCCGTCACGCCCGAGCAGGCCGTCCCCTTCATGCTGCATTGGGCTCCTGGCCGGGCGACCAATCCCGCGGTGGGCCGATTCGTTCGGCTGGCATTGGACGGTGAGCTACCTCCAGGCATGGTCAGACGCAGCGACCAGCCGAGACGCAGCGAAGCATCCTGAGCGCACGGTACGCGGAGCAGTCGACGGCAGGTCGCGAGCTGTCATGCGACCTTAGGCGAGCGCACCGAGGAGTTGATTGAGCGCTTCTGTCATTGACGGATGAGAGTAGATCCCCTTTCGCAACTCAGTAGCGCTGATGTTGTGGCGTATGGCCAAAACGAGGCTGTTGATGACCTCGTGGGAGTCGTAACTGAGGAATGCGGCACCCAGGATGAGGTCGGTGTCGGCGTCGACGACGATTTTCATCAGGCCGCGGGGTGGGCGCGCGATCCGCGCACGCGGGACGGTGCCCATTTCCGCGACGGGAAGGGTGGCCACCTTCACCTGATATCCGGATCGCCTGGCGTCGCGTTCGGTGATCCCGACCCGGGCCAGTGGCGGAGTGACGAACAGGACGTGTGGGACGGCCCGACGGTCCGCGGTGTGGCGGGTGCCGTCACCGATCAACTGGTCCAACACGATCCGACAATCATCGAGTGAGATGCAGTGCAGCGGCGCTCCCCCGTTAACGTCGCCGACGGCGAACACGTGGGATTGGCTGGTCCGCAGGTGATCGTCGACCACGATGGTGTCGTCGGCTCGCGTGATGATGGCGGCATTGCGCAAGTTCAACTCCGCAGTCGCCGGCCGCCGCCCCGAGGCGATCAGGATGGTGTCAGCCAGCACCGTCGAGGTGGCACCGTCGACCTGGTAGGTGACGGCCGGCCCGTCGACGAGGGTCACGGTCGCTGCGGTGACCAAGTCGACGCCGGCATCGGCCAACGCCTGTGCTGCGCAACTAACGACATCGTCGTCCTCAGATCCGAGGATCACCGGTCGACGTTCGAGAACGGTGGCCTCGCTGCCGAAAGCGGCATACATCGCAGCGAGTTCCAGACCGACATGCCCTCCGCCGAGCACGACGACCCGACGAGGCGGTGCCACGGAGGACAGTAGCTCCACGGCGGTCACCACCCGTGGATTGCCGCGCAACCCTGGAACACGAGGCCAGGTTGGTTCGGACCCGGTGGCGATGACGATGGTGTGGCCCGTGACCAACACGATCGACGATCGCAGCTGAACCTCGACTGTGTGCGGATCGACGAAACTCGCGGTGCCCTTGAGAACTTCGACGTTCGGCATCGCGTCGAGCACGGCGAGAACCTCCGCGCGCATCTCCGCGGCCAGCGCGGCAGCGCCCCGCAAGGCCGACGAGTGAGCCTCACCATCTGCAGCGGCGGCCGTTTCGGAGTGGCAGAGCACCGACGTGGTGGGTGCATACCCGAGGTTGATCCAGGTCCCACCGTACAAGCGATCTGAGCGCTCGATCATCACGATGTGCCTGCCCTGCCGACCCAGCGTCGCGGCGAGCGTCGTGCCGGCCACGCCGAAGCCGATAACGATTACGTCGGCATCGATACGCAACGCAGCTGCCACGAGGTGAATCCCCCTGCCGTGCACACCGGTTGACTTCGTACGGCGGGGCGCCGCTCATCCACGCGAGGCGGCCGTCGGGGGGTCGGTCGCCAACATCTCGCCGCGTAGTGGCTGACGCGCCGCAGCATCTCGTCGAGTTCGACCATTTCCCTCAGGCTGATGCAATCGACCGAAGTGGGTGACGATCCTGCGGACGATGTCGATGTGTCCTACTTCTGACGGGTGTACGCCATCTCCCAGCCAGTAGTCCGGGCACGGCGGCATACCGGTACGCAGACAGATCGCTTCGGGGTCGATGCTCTTGACGATGTTGACAACGCTGCTCAGATCCTCTGCCAACCAGTAGGAATCGGTGATCCGCTCGTGGCGTGGATGAGCTGGCGGAGGGGTGATCAGCGTTGTCCCCACGTGGGCTTCTACTTGGGCCATGGCTCGCAGCGCTGACAAATTGCGGTGCGTTTCCGCCATCGAGACACGCAAGACGCCAGAGGCGGCGCCGTGGCGGCAAGCGTCGTCGACCCCGAGCATGATAAGGATGTGGTCTGGCCGCTGCGATAAGAGCCCCGGCAGCGCCACGAGCGCTTCGGCTGTGGTGCATCCGATCGTGCAGTGATCGACGAGTTCGACATCAGGTCGTGCCGCAGCGAATACGTCGCTGAGCAGCGCGACCCAATCGACGGCAGCACCGCCCATGGAAGCGCCGAGCACGCCGACACGGCTTCCGCCGGGCAGACACAGCGCAGCCAGCGCTACTCGGAAGTCACTGTCCGCCAGTAGTTCTTCGACAAGCCGTTCGCGCATTGATTCGCCTAGGCGTCCGAGTAGACGGTGGTGTGACCGGGCGGTATTGCGGTGGCACAGCGAGTCCACTGTGCTGGCGGTGGGACGCTGCGCATCGGTCCCGTCATCCCTCGCCGGACGCACAGCACGGGGGACGACAGGGCCGCCGGTCATCGCTCGTTGACGTCAATACGGTTCAGGAAGCTCCGTATGTAGCCACTGATCTCGTCACCGTGCGTTTCCAACGCGAAGTGCCCCGCGTCGAGCAGGTGGATTTCGCCGTTCGGCAGATCCTTGCGGTACGCCTCGGCGCCTGCGGCCCCGAAGATTTCGTCGTTCTTACCCCAGGTGACCAGTAGCGGTGGTTGGTGGGTTCGGAAGTACTCCTGGAACTTGGGGTAGCCGTCCAGGTTGAATTGGTAGTCCCAGAACAGCTGGAGCTGGATGGCGTCATTTCCGTTGCGGTCCAGGCCGGCTTGATCGAGCAGCCATGCCTCCGGGGCGATGCGGTCGAGGCGGTCCGCGGGCACCCCATGGGTGTACTGCCACCGTGTCTTTTCGGCGGTCAGGTACTGGCGCACGGCGTCTTCATTGGCGGCGCGGTCCTTCGCGTGAGCGAAGAGCACGTCCCAGAACGGGGTGAAGCCCTCCATGTAGGCATTGCCGCTTTGGCTGATGATGGCGGTGATGCGGTCGGGGCGGGTGCTGGCGATGCGCAAGCCGATCGGCGCGCCGTAGTCGTGGATGTAGATCGCGAAGCGCTGCAGCCCGAGGTGGTCGATCAGTTTCTCCGTGATCTCCGTCAGTCGGTCGAAGCTGTAGGTGAATTGGTTCACCGACGGCATCGATGAGCGACCGAAGCCGATGTGATCGGGGGCGACCAGATGAAACTCGTCAGACAGCGAGGTGATCAGGTTGCGGAACATGTGCGAGCTGGACGGAAAGCCGTGCAGTAGAAGGACTGTCGGGTTATCGGGGTCGCCGGCTTCGCGGTAGAAGACCTCGAGTCCATCGATGGTCACGGTGTGATAGCGGGTACTGAACGGGTTCACAGGGCGCCTTCTTAGAGGTTGACAACTGATCCGCTCAAGACTGCTCCGCCGCGGTCAGGCAGAACAACACGGAAAACCCCATCGCAGCCATCGCCCACGCCGATCAGACAGCGCCCGGCACAACGCACGCGGTGCGCCGGTCACAGCAGTCAGGATGCATGCGGCACACAGGATGACTGAGTGGTTGTGGCCACGTTACGTGGAATTGATCGTCAAACTCCATGACAGCGATCGCAGACTGCGTCTTTATCACGACCGCGTTCGCGTACATCCTCACAGGACGCTGCGTGAGGACCGGCGGTTCACAGGTGCCGGTGACACGACTCCGCACCGCGGTCGGCGGTCAACACGGGAGCCACGTATCGACTGAAGGAGTTCGGCGATGCCCGATTCGCGACCGCCCTGTCCGCCGTGCCGCCTGCAGAAAGCCACCCGCAGAGCACAATTCGCCGAGGACACGTGCGAACAACGGAGGTGCCCTCGCCAGTTCAGATCGATGGCCTGCGCTGGCCGAGCGATTGAACGGACGTGGACTTCACGCGATGTTTCGCCGTGGTGACCCACCCGACTGCGGACCCCAATGGCGCCGCATCCGCCCTGCCAAGCCCACGACCGCGATCTCGGCCGGCGATCCTGTGGTCGAGCGCCGCGGTGATCGTCGGTCTGGCGATGGTGTTGCTGATCGGCCTTGACTTTCTGCAGGCCTCGATGGCGACAGCATTCTCTGGGGCTGCGACCTGGGGTGGCGACTACACGGATGTCGGGGCCTTCCTTCTGTGGACAATCGGCGACACGACCGAGCCGGGCTTCGCTCACGCGGCACTGGCCGGCACCCTCATGCTGCTCGGTGGGTACGCGGCGCACTGCGGTTGCGTGCAAGGGAGGCGCTGGGCCGGGTTCCCCGTCGCGTCCGGCACCGGATTGTTCCCTTGGGTGCTGAGCAGCGCATCTTTGGGGTTGGTGTTCAGTAACCTGGCGTGGGGCTGGACCATCGCTGCGTCCGGAATGTGGCAGCCCACTTTCGTCCCATTCGCCTCGGTGCCAGCTGCGGTGGTGCTCATCTACGGTGGCAGTACGCCGGTGTTGCTCACCGGTGTCGCACTCGGCGCAAGCCTGACCACACCGATCGCACTTGCAGTGGTGAATTTCGGCTGTCGTCCGTTGGGACTGCCCAACGTCATCGGTGCCACCACGGGGATGTGGGTTAGTGCGCTCATCGCCTTCGCGCTGTGTCGTCATCTTCCGTGGATGCCCGTACGGCTGATCGCCGTGCCCCGCTGCCATTCGAGGTCACCACGCACATTCCGAGACACTGCGCCGCACGGGCCGAGGTGGTTGGCTCGGCGAATACTGGCCGATTTCACCGAGGCGCAGTTCATCGGAAACGAATGGGCGGGCGCTGCACTCCTTTTGGGCACCGTGCTTTCTTTTGTCTTATCCCCCGCACTGGCTAGCGGTGCTGGAGAACTGCTACCGCGGCTGCTGGCCGCGCAGATCATGACCTCTGCGCTCTCGGTAACGCTGTGGCACCGACAGTGGGCCAAGTACGGCTGGTACCCTAGCTTCGTCCCGGTGGTCTCCATCGCTCCGGCAACCGTCCTCATGTGCGGCGGCTCGCTGCAGTCCATCGTGGTCGGCGCGGTCCTCGGCGCATTGGTCGGACCGCCGCTGGCAGCAGCGATCGCCCGTCGACTGCCCGCAGACTTCCATCCGTTCATCGGCAACGTCGTTGCGATGACCACTGGTACGACACTGGTCGCGACGGTATTGACTATGGGGCGATGCCTCATTTGAGCCTGTTTCGGT
This genomic window from Mycolicibacterium goodii contains:
- a CDS encoding LysR family transcriptional regulator → MELRQLDAFVAVATELHFGRAAESLHIGQPTLSDLVRRLEREVGATLLTRTSRRVALTNAGAEMLQRAKLILEQAGAAVAAMHQWADGDVGVVRLGIAPPVAPILTPHLAAALQADAPDVELQVRRMWPYDLERAIADATVDVAITCGPVPAMMGVVSAVYCGEPWMVGLRPGHRLADREAIVLSDLGTETLGMHSEALFPAWTAAQKRVLRVAGVRPTIVELDDTDLSAWKWPTQSDVDWILTTASVAVTDLAATVRPVTPEQAVPFMLHWAPGRATNPAVGRFVRLALDGELPPGMVRRSDQPRRSEAS
- a CDS encoding alpha/beta fold hydrolase, which encodes MNPFSTRYHTVTIDGLEVFYREAGDPDNPTVLLLHGFPSSSHMFRNLITSLSDEFHLVAPDHIGFGRSSMPSVNQFTYSFDRLTEITEKLIDHLGLQRFAIYIHDYGAPIGLRIASTRPDRITAIISQSGNAYMEGFTPFWDVLFAHAKDRAANEDAVRQYLTAEKTRWQYTHGVPADRLDRIAPEAWLLDQAGLDRNGNDAIQLQLFWDYQFNLDGYPKFQEYFRTHQPPLLVTWGKNDEIFGAAGAEAYRKDLPNGEIHLLDAGHFALETHGDEISGYIRSFLNRIDVNER
- a CDS encoding TetR/AcrR family transcriptional regulator, with protein sequence MTEAKQRRTQRERVDESSRRLAAAAIELIVEKGYANTTAKDIGLRAGYSRAMVAERFGSKEALLDAVLSEYESRIDVGVAADATGFDKAIAPVDAVCQFVAEDPTFLRAMFILNFEAVHDAGALRERIRQWLLGIRQSIAEGLRAGMADDSITVEVDADDFSREILTTGIGYCYWWVVLPDHIDFPSTLSRWRERVAESLAPQK
- a CDS encoding FAD-dependent oxidoreductase translates to MAAALRIDADVIVIGFGVAGTTLAATLGRQGRHIVMIERSDRLYGGTWINLGYAPTTSVLCHSETAAAADGEAHSSALRGAAALAAEMRAEVLAVLDAMPNVEVLKGTASFVDPHTVEVQLRSSIVLVTGHTIVIATGSEPTWPRVPGLRGNPRVVTAVELLSSVAPPRRVVVLGGGHVGLELAAMYAAFGSEATVLERRPVILGSEDDDVVSCAAQALADAGVDLVTAATVTLVDGPAVTYQVDGATSTVLADTILIASGRRPATAELNLRNAAIITRADDTIVVDDHLRTSQSHVFAVGDVNGGAPLHCISLDDCRIVLDQLIGDGTRHTADRRAVPHVLFVTPPLARVGITERDARRSGYQVKVATLPVAEMGTVPRARIARPPRGLMKIVVDADTDLILGAAFLSYDSHEVINSLVLAIRHNISATELRKGIYSHPSMTEALNQLLGALA
- a CDS encoding SGNH/GDSL hydrolase family protein translates to MRERLVEELLADSDFRVALAALCLPGGSRVGVLGASMGGAAVDWVALLSDVFAAARPDVELVDHCTIGCTTAEALVALPGLLSQRPDHILIMLGVDDACRHGAASGVLRVSMAETHRNLSALRAMAQVEAHVGTTLITPPPAHPRHERITDSYWLAEDLSSVVNIVKSIDPEAICLRTGMPPCPDYWLGDGVHPSEVGHIDIVRRIVTHFGRLHQPEGNGRTRRDAAARQPLRGEMLATDPPTAASRG